In one Arthrobacter jinronghuae genomic region, the following are encoded:
- a CDS encoding response regulator gives MTRHSPAVGVLVVEDEEIPAEAHAEYVRRTPGFRLAGIARTGAEALEALKDAESAPSGSEAEIGLVLLDMNLPDLHGLDLLRRIRGAGLPVDVIAITAVRDLAVVRSAMSGGIVQYLIKPFTYSAFSAKLTAYAEYRRRMAEQAASTTQSEVDSAFAALRPAVAGQLPKGLSAETLEAVADLLKGARAPLSATEAAESLAMSRITTRRYLEYLADQQSVLRSPRYGTRGRPELEYSWRR, from the coding sequence GTGACGCGGCACTCCCCCGCCGTCGGCGTGCTGGTGGTCGAGGATGAGGAAATCCCCGCCGAGGCCCACGCCGAGTATGTCCGCCGGACGCCGGGCTTCCGGCTGGCGGGCATTGCACGCACCGGCGCCGAAGCACTGGAAGCGCTCAAGGACGCCGAGTCCGCGCCGTCGGGCAGCGAAGCCGAGATCGGCCTGGTGCTGTTGGACATGAACCTGCCTGACCTGCACGGGCTGGACCTGCTGCGCCGGATCCGCGGGGCCGGACTGCCCGTGGACGTCATAGCCATCACCGCGGTCCGGGACCTGGCGGTGGTCCGCAGCGCCATGTCCGGCGGCATTGTCCAGTACCTCATCAAGCCGTTTACGTATTCGGCGTTCAGCGCCAAGCTCACCGCCTACGCCGAATACCGGCGTCGGATGGCCGAGCAGGCCGCCTCCACCACGCAAAGCGAAGTCGACAGTGCCTTTGCCGCCCTCCGTCCTGCCGTGGCAGGACAGCTGCCCAAGGGCCTGTCCGCGGAAACGCTGGAGGCCGTGGCGGATCTGCTCAAGGGTGCCCGGGCACCGCTCTCCGCCACTGAGGCAGCAGAGTCGCTGGCCATGTCCCGGATCACCACCCGCCGCTACCTGGAGTACCTGGCGGACCAGCAGTCGGTGCTGCGCTCGCCGAGGTACGGCACCCGGGGCCGGCCGGAGCTGGAGTACAGCTGGCGCCGGTGA
- a CDS encoding AMP-binding protein, whose translation MGGHETYAQAYARSSSDPEGFWLAAAALVDWDKPPSRALEDARAPLYSWYPDAELNTSYNALDRHVAAGRGDTAALIYDSAMLGTTRTYTYSQLLAEVERFAGVLRGLGVGSGDRVIIYLPMIPEAVIAMLATARLGAVHSVVFGGFAPRELAARIDDAGPTVIVTASGGLEPKRAVEYLPAVAEALETATHRVAAVVVADRTGFTATREEFDGTGGAAWHDWNALAAAAMPVGPVSVAAADPLYILYTSGTTGAPKGVVRDNGSHAVAMAWSMENIYGVGPGRVMWTASDVGWVVGHSYIVYGPLIAGATTVLYEGKPVGTPDAGAFWRVAAEHGVDVLFTAPTALRAIRKADPAAAEPGRYDLSRLRHLFAAGERLDPATLEWAEAALGVPVIDHWWQTETGWAICANPVGLEELPVKAGSPTVPVPGFAVRVLGPDGKRVPAGTEGNIALELPLPPGTLQTLWGSDERYRAAYLEVFDGYYATGDSGYVDEDGYVFVMGRTDDVINVSGHRLSTGAMEQAVGSHPAVAEAAVIGIADPVKGQRPSGYVVLKAGTEIDADVLRAELVERVRSQIGPVADFKDVYVVDALPKTRSGKVLRKTMRQIADGVPHTVPSTIEDPGVLEALTAVLRPVP comes from the coding sequence ATGGGTGGGCACGAAACGTACGCACAGGCCTATGCACGCAGCAGTTCCGATCCCGAAGGGTTCTGGCTCGCTGCAGCCGCCCTGGTGGACTGGGACAAGCCGCCGTCCCGCGCCCTCGAGGACGCCAGGGCGCCGCTGTACTCCTGGTATCCGGACGCGGAGCTCAACACCTCCTACAACGCCCTGGACCGCCACGTGGCCGCCGGCCGCGGAGACACCGCGGCGCTGATCTACGACTCCGCGATGCTCGGCACCACGCGCACCTATACCTACAGCCAGTTGCTGGCCGAGGTTGAACGGTTCGCCGGCGTGCTGCGCGGGCTCGGCGTCGGCTCCGGGGACCGCGTGATCATCTACCTGCCGATGATCCCCGAAGCCGTGATCGCGATGCTGGCCACCGCCCGGCTGGGCGCGGTCCACTCCGTGGTGTTCGGGGGATTCGCCCCGCGGGAGCTCGCCGCCCGGATCGACGACGCCGGTCCCACGGTGATCGTGACGGCCAGCGGCGGACTCGAACCCAAGCGCGCCGTCGAATACCTGCCGGCCGTCGCCGAGGCCCTGGAAACCGCCACGCACCGGGTGGCCGCCGTCGTCGTGGCCGATCGGACGGGCTTCACGGCTACCCGCGAGGAGTTTGACGGCACCGGCGGTGCGGCCTGGCATGACTGGAACGCGCTCGCCGCAGCTGCCATGCCCGTCGGACCGGTCTCCGTGGCCGCCGCCGATCCGCTGTACATCCTCTACACCTCCGGCACCACGGGCGCACCCAAGGGCGTGGTGCGGGACAACGGCTCCCACGCGGTGGCGATGGCCTGGTCCATGGAGAACATCTACGGGGTGGGGCCGGGGCGGGTGATGTGGACCGCCTCCGATGTCGGCTGGGTGGTGGGCCACTCCTACATCGTCTACGGACCGTTGATCGCCGGCGCCACCACCGTGCTGTACGAGGGCAAGCCCGTGGGCACCCCGGACGCAGGCGCGTTCTGGCGGGTGGCAGCGGAGCACGGCGTCGACGTCCTGTTCACCGCACCGACCGCGCTGCGCGCCATCCGGAAGGCCGACCCGGCCGCCGCCGAACCCGGCCGTTACGACCTCTCGAGGCTGCGGCACCTCTTTGCCGCCGGCGAGCGCCTGGACCCGGCCACGCTGGAGTGGGCGGAGGCTGCCCTCGGGGTGCCGGTGATCGACCACTGGTGGCAGACCGAAACCGGCTGGGCCATCTGCGCCAACCCCGTGGGACTGGAGGAACTGCCGGTCAAGGCCGGGTCGCCCACCGTCCCGGTTCCCGGGTTTGCCGTGCGCGTGCTCGGGCCGGACGGGAAGCGGGTGCCGGCCGGAACGGAGGGCAACATCGCACTGGAACTGCCGCTGCCGCCGGGAACCCTCCAGACGCTCTGGGGCAGCGACGAACGCTACCGCGCCGCGTACCTGGAGGTTTTCGACGGCTACTACGCCACCGGTGACTCGGGGTACGTGGACGAGGACGGCTACGTGTTCGTGATGGGCCGTACCGACGACGTCATCAACGTCTCCGGCCACCGGCTCTCCACCGGCGCCATGGAACAGGCGGTGGGCTCCCATCCGGCCGTCGCCGAAGCGGCGGTGATCGGCATCGCGGATCCGGTGAAGGGCCAGCGCCCGTCCGGCTACGTGGTGCTGAAGGCAGGAACGGAGATCGACGCCGACGTGCTGCGCGCCGAACTGGTCGAACGGGTGCGCTCGCAGATCGGCCCGGTGGCGGACTTCAAGGACGTGTACGTGGTGGACGCCCTGCCCAAGACCCGGTCCGGGAAGGTGCTGCGCAAGACCATGCGCCAGATTGCCGACGGCGTTCCGCACACCGTGCCCTCCACCATCGAGGATCCCGGCGTGCTGGAAGCCCTGACCGCGGTGCTGCGTCCGGTGCCCTAG